The Paracoccus albus region CTCGGGCCCGGAACTGGTCATCGCCCAATGCAAGGCCGGGATCGTTGGCAGCTTTCCGGCGCTGAACGCACGTGAAAAGCAAGGCGAGCCGATTCAGCTAGAGGCCTGGCTGACCCGTATCACCGAAGAGCTGGACCGCCACAATCAGGCCAATCCCGATAGCCCCGCGGCGCCTTTTGCGGTGAATCAGATCGTCCACCGCTCCAACGCTCGGCTGGAGCGGGACATAGAAATCTGCGTGAAGCATAAGGTTCCGCTGTGGATCACCTCTCTTGGTGCGCGGCCAGAGGTGAACGAGGCTGCCCATTCCGTCGGCGGCGTCGTGTTTCATGACATCATCAACAACACCTTCGCCCGCAAGGCGATTGATAAGGGCGCAGATGGTCTGATCGCGGTCGCGGCGGGCGCGGGCGGTCATGCCGGTATGCAATCGCCCTTCGCCTTGCTGCAGGAAATACGGCAGTGGTTCGATGGCCCGGTCGCGCTGTCCGGTTCTATCGCCACAGGTCGCTCTGTGCTGGCTGCGCAGGCCGCTGGTGCTGATCTGGCCTATATCGGCAGCCCCTTCATCGCCACGGAAGAAGCGAACGCCGTTCCGGACTACAAACGGATGATCGTCGATTCGGGGGCAGAGGATATCGTCTATTCCTCGCTGTTCACCGGCGTGCATGGAAATTACCTGAAGCCATCGGTTCGCAATGCGGGACTTGATCCGGATGCGCTTGAACATGCCGACGCATCCACGATGAATTTCGGCCAAGGCGCCTCAAAGCCGAAAGCGTGGAGTTCGATCTGGGGTGCCGGTCAGGGGATCGGTGCAATTGAAGAGGTTCTTCCGGCGGGGGTCTATATCGACCGCCTTGCGCGTGAATATACAGAGGCCCGCGCGGCCCTGTAGGGAGCGCTTCAGCGCACCTTTGCCGCAGATGGTAGCAACTCCACGGCGGCATCATTGATACCCGCCAGCGGGCCATAGAAGATCAGCGCGGGCGCGGCGCTAGGTCCGTCGCGGCGAAGTGTCTCGGCCAGTTCTGCAATGCTGCCACGCCGCATCCGCTGTCCATCCTGGGTCACGGCCTCGGCTATCAGGGCAGGGGTGTCCGGCGGCAGGCCATATGCGATCAGCCCGGCTGCAAGGTCGGGAAAACTTCGCTGGCCCATGAATACCACGGTCACGGCCTTGGGATCGGCCAAGGCTGCCCAGTTCATATCCTCTGGCAGCTTTCCGGTCACATCTGCCCCGGTCACATATTGGACGCGCCGCGCCGTTAATCTGCGCGTCAGCGGCAGCCCGGCAACTGCCGCGGCAGCGTTGACCGATGAAACGCCCGGCACGATCTCGAACAGCAGCCCGGCACCGCGAACCGCGGCCAGTTCCTCTTCCAGTCGCCCGAACATGCCGGCATCGCCGGATTTCAGTCGCACAACATGCTTTCCTGCGCGCGCGTGCTCAAGGATCAGCGCGTTGACGGCTTCCTGCTTGGCGCTTGGTCGACCGGCCCGCTTTCCGACCGGTATCAGCTCTGCCTTTTCGGCAAGGGCAAGGATAGGCCCCGATGACAGGTCGTCGTATAAAACCACATCAGCCGCCGCCAGCCGATCAGCCGCGCGGCGGGTCAGCAAATCCGGATCGCCGGGGCCGGATGACACGAATGAGACAAAGCCGTTCATTAAACGTCCGTTAACCGTTTCCTGTGCATTGGCAAGGGGCCGCAGCCTGTGCGACAGTTGCTATCATACCACTTCCGGCCCTTTGGAATCGAAATGACGGACTTTCAGCTCGACGATTTTCTGCCTTACCTGCTTAACAATGCGGCAGAAGTCACCGGGCGGGCATTTTCTGCGCATTATCGCGATGCCTATGGCATGTCCCGCGCGCAATGGCGGATCATGGCACATCTTGGGCGCGGGCAGTCACTGACCGCCTCTGACATATGCCTGCGTGCCCATCTTGAGAAGTCCAAGGTTTCGCGTGCCGTCGCCGTCCTGGAGGATGCGGGCAGAGTGGCCCGCTCTCCCTCTGCCACCGACCGGCGTGCGGAAATGCTGTCCCTGACGGATGAAGGACGGCGCATCTATGAGGATCTGGCCGATCATGCCAGACGCTTTCAGCACGCTCTGAAAGCGAAACTGGGCCCGGAAAAGGCCGAGGAGCTGGCGATGCTTTTGCGCAATTTGGCAGAGGGCTGACCACGAAGCTTGAACCGAATTCGGCACTATGTTAGTTGCGTTTGCAACAAACGTGTGAGGAGGAACAATGGAATCGGCGACCAGAAGCTGGATAGAAACGGCGAACGAACCGGATTGCGACTTTCCGATCCAGAACCTTCCCTACGGCGTCTTTTCAGTCGCGGGTGACGCGCCACGCTGCGGGGTGGCAATCGGGGATCGCGTCGTCGACCTGGCGGCCTGCGAAACCAATGGCCTGATTGATGCCGGCGGCACGTTTGCCCAACCCCAGCTGAACGATTTCATGGCCCTTGGCCGCGACAAATGGGCCGAAGTCCGCACTGCTCTGACGGCGCTTCTGGCAGAAAACGGCAATCGCGACACGCCAACGGTCGCAATGTCCGATGTCACCATGCATCTGCCGATCCATGTGACCGAATATACCGATTTCTACGCGTCGAAGAATCACGCCTTCAATGTCGGCGTGCTGTTCCGCGGGCCGGAAAACGCGCTGCCCGCGCAATGGACGCATATGCCGATCGGGTATAACGGCCGCGCTTCATCTGTCGTGGTGTCCGGCACCGACGTGATCCGCCCTATGGGCCAGCTGAAGGGAGAGGACGGGCCGGTCTG contains the following coding sequences:
- a CDS encoding NAD(P)H-dependent flavin oxidoreductase, encoding MSLPPVLSNLRLPVIGSPMFIVSGPELVIAQCKAGIVGSFPALNAREKQGEPIQLEAWLTRITEELDRHNQANPDSPAAPFAVNQIVHRSNARLERDIEICVKHKVPLWITSLGARPEVNEAAHSVGGVVFHDIINNTFARKAIDKGADGLIAVAAGAGGHAGMQSPFALLQEIRQWFDGPVALSGSIATGRSVLAAQAAGADLAYIGSPFIATEEANAVPDYKRMIVDSGAEDIVYSSLFTGVHGNYLKPSVRNAGLDPDALEHADASTMNFGQGASKPKAWSSIWGAGQGIGAIEEVLPAGVYIDRLAREYTEARAAL
- the cobA gene encoding uroporphyrinogen-III C-methyltransferase; translated protein: MNGFVSFVSSGPGDPDLLTRRAADRLAAADVVLYDDLSSGPILALAEKAELIPVGKRAGRPSAKQEAVNALILEHARAGKHVVRLKSGDAGMFGRLEEELAAVRGAGLLFEIVPGVSSVNAAAAVAGLPLTRRLTARRVQYVTGADVTGKLPEDMNWAALADPKAVTVVFMGQRSFPDLAAGLIAYGLPPDTPALIAEAVTQDGQRMRRGSIAELAETLRRDGPSAAPALIFYGPLAGINDAAVELLPSAAKVR
- a CDS encoding MarR family winged helix-turn-helix transcriptional regulator; its protein translation is MTDFQLDDFLPYLLNNAAEVTGRAFSAHYRDAYGMSRAQWRIMAHLGRGQSLTASDICLRAHLEKSKVSRAVAVLEDAGRVARSPSATDRRAEMLSLTDEGRRIYEDLADHARRFQHALKAKLGPEKAEELAMLLRNLAEG